The Fructilactobacillus ixorae genome has a window encoding:
- a CDS encoding IS3 family transposase, translating into MLKVVPINMNTLCYWKRKFKNCNIKEINLNDLIYRIWSEDKHLGILRITAILKNKYQLKINHKRVKRIMNELNIFGIGYTKKIRKYDSSKGPEGKRVKNKLNRRFYSNRPYQKLVSDVTEFKVKNGEKVYLEPIMDLYNNQILTYSITDESPDLKFAVKPLEDLRLKLPKTGYKLMLHTDQGWQYRHRRWRMELKKAKITQSMSRRSCCLDNACIESFFNKLKVEIGNLKQFNSSEELIVKIKKWINYYNTERVQTKLGGLSPIKYQKQAA; encoded by the coding sequence ATCTTAAAAGTTGTTCCAATCAATATGAATACCTTATGTTACTGGAAACGTAAATTTAAAAATTGTAATATCAAAGAAATCAATTTGAATGACTTAATCTATCGGATTTGGAGTGAAGATAAACACTTAGGAATCCTACGGATTACTGCTATCCTAAAAAACAAATACCAACTTAAAATTAATCATAAGCGGGTTAAAAGAATCATGAATGAACTAAATATTTTCGGAATTGGATACACGAAAAAAATTAGGAAATATGATTCTTCCAAGGGACCAGAAGGGAAACGAGTTAAAAACAAATTAAACCGTCGGTTTTATAGTAATCGACCATATCAAAAGCTGGTTTCAGATGTAACAGAATTTAAAGTTAAAAACGGAGAAAAGGTTTATTTGGAACCAATTATGGATCTATATAACAATCAAATTTTGACTTATTCAATCACAGATGAAAGTCCTGATTTAAAATTTGCAGTTAAACCACTGGAAGATCTTCGGCTTAAGCTACCTAAAACCGGTTATAAGCTAATGCTTCATACTGATCAGGGTTGGCAATATCGCCATCGACGATGGCGGATGGAGCTTAAAAAAGCTAAAATTACACAAAGTATGTCACGAAGAAGTTGTTGCTTAGATAACGCTTGTATTGAGAGTTTCTTCAACAAATTGAAAGTAGAAATTGGCAATCTTAAACAATTCAATTCCTCTGAGGAATTAATTGTGAAAATCAAAAAATGGATTAATTATTACAACACGGAACGAGTTCAAACAAAATTAGGCGGCTTGTCGCCGATAAAATATCAGAAACAAGCCGCCTAA